From a region of the Nitrospira sp. genome:
- a CDS encoding uroporphyrinogen-III synthase, with protein MTVVTFESRMATEMARLIERYSGRPLVAPALREIPQEKNPAAEEFGARLMAGRIDLLILLTGVGTTTLFDLLKRHYPWTAISEALTRTILISRGPKPVAALKALGLKATATVPEPNTWVDLISTLDQSYPVKGLRVAVQEYGVSNPDLLKALERRGAEVLPVPIYKWALPEDLSPIRHAIDEIIAGRVNVMLITNAAQVDHLMHVLEQDGTTQPFRMALGKMVVASIGPTASERLRHYSWPIDFEPSHPKMGVLVKEVSEQGSKILDRKR; from the coding sequence ATGACAGTTGTGACATTCGAAAGCCGGATGGCAACGGAGATGGCCCGCCTGATCGAGCGTTATAGCGGACGGCCACTCGTCGCTCCCGCCCTGCGCGAAATTCCACAGGAGAAGAACCCGGCGGCAGAGGAGTTTGGGGCTCGGCTGATGGCTGGACGGATCGACCTGCTTATCTTGCTGACTGGTGTCGGCACCACCACGCTGTTTGACCTCCTCAAAAGGCACTATCCGTGGACGGCAATCTCGGAGGCGCTGACACGGACTATTCTTATTAGCCGGGGGCCGAAGCCGGTCGCGGCTCTTAAAGCCTTGGGTCTCAAGGCGACGGCAACTGTCCCCGAACCAAACACCTGGGTCGATCTGATTTCCACCTTGGATCAGTCTTACCCTGTGAAGGGATTGCGGGTGGCTGTGCAAGAGTATGGGGTTTCGAACCCCGATCTGCTGAAGGCACTCGAGCGGCGAGGCGCAGAAGTCCTTCCTGTTCCGATTTACAAATGGGCTTTACCGGAGGATCTTAGTCCAATTCGTCATGCAATCGATGAAATCATCGCGGGGCGCGTCAACGTGATGCTGATTACCAACGCGGCTCAGGTGGACCATCTCATGCATGTGTTGGAGCAGGATGGAACCACGCAACCCTTCCGCATGGCACTAGGAAAGATGGTCGTTGCCTCCATAGGCCCGACGGCCAGTGAACGGCTGCGACACTATAGTTGGCCGATCGATTTCGAGCCGTCACACCCCAAGATGGGGGTTTTGGTGAAGGAAGTGTCGGAACAAGGTTCCAAAATTCTCGATAGAAAGCGATAA
- a CDS encoding carboxypeptidase regulatory-like domain-containing protein: MRRNVSWILCFRYQSKSALSCWIRPLALLLLVTLTGCGDSTPEPSSNPGANGTITGRVISSDGTGGIANATIEVGSVRSSSGSDGSYTLSVPATGRAVVRVEAAGFAENFRIARVTAGESTPLTVQLVRVGITQNVAIATGGTITVPNSTAQIVLPANGLVPQTGGSLAANVAVSVTPINVAITTNDMPGDFTASVGSAIRQIESFGAMAIDVRDSNDVRYNLSPGSISTIRIPVSTRSANIPATIPLFYFDDSTGRWIQEGQATLAGTGPNRYYEASVTRLIYWNADLVTETIFITGCVRNDSGQPAGNALVESDGIDYSGSSRVYTATDGSFQIPISKNGKATLTALVGTQLTNTVTAGPAGTNIVLDPCLAITTDLRGLNIKLTWGANPLDLDSHLFTPNGSHVFFGAPGSLTALPFVSLDVDDTTSFGPEVVTISKLMQGTYAYAVHNFSGTLTPGMTGSPGRVELSQNGNTSVFAPPPGEGSKLWWHIFNIIVDAQCNVSVTPINAWLDQQPASSPGGTPTFCIVN; the protein is encoded by the coding sequence ATGAGAAGAAATGTTTCCTGGATATTGTGTTTCCGGTATCAGTCCAAGTCTGCACTTTCATGCTGGATACGACCCCTTGCACTCCTACTTCTCGTGACCCTTACAGGATGTGGAGATAGCACTCCCGAGCCGTCTTCAAATCCTGGAGCCAATGGAACTATCACTGGCCGTGTTATTTCTTCTGACGGTACGGGAGGAATTGCCAATGCAACAATTGAAGTGGGGTCCGTGCGGTCCTCATCAGGATCTGATGGCAGCTATACACTCTCTGTACCTGCAACTGGCCGGGCAGTGGTGCGAGTCGAAGCTGCCGGCTTTGCAGAGAACTTTCGCATTGCTCGTGTGACGGCTGGGGAGAGCACGCCGCTCACCGTACAACTTGTCAGGGTCGGCATTACGCAGAATGTCGCCATTGCGACCGGAGGCACGATAACCGTACCAAACTCTACGGCCCAGATTGTCCTTCCAGCGAACGGACTTGTTCCACAAACGGGTGGATCCCTGGCAGCCAATGTCGCGGTCTCGGTCACTCCTATTAACGTAGCAATTACTACGAACGACATGCCCGGAGATTTTACCGCTTCTGTTGGTAGTGCTATCAGACAGATCGAGAGCTTTGGTGCAATGGCAATCGATGTCCGTGACAGCAATGACGTGCGGTACAACTTATCTCCGGGGAGCATCTCCACGATTCGTATTCCTGTCAGTACAAGATCCGCTAATATTCCCGCGACAATTCCGCTCTTCTATTTTGATGACTCGACCGGGCGATGGATCCAAGAAGGTCAAGCAACGTTGGCTGGTACTGGTCCCAATCGCTATTACGAGGCTAGCGTGACTCGGCTGATCTATTGGAACGCTGATCTAGTAACAGAGACCATCTTTATAACGGGATGTGTGAGAAACGACTCAGGCCAGCCTGCAGGGAATGCCCTCGTCGAAAGCGACGGCATTGACTACTCCGGCTCCTCACGAGTCTATACCGCAACAGACGGCTCATTCCAGATACCTATCAGTAAAAACGGTAAAGCGACGCTCACAGCCCTTGTCGGTACACAATTAACCAACACTGTGACAGCCGGGCCTGCAGGGACAAACATTGTTTTAGACCCGTGCCTCGCCATAACTACTGACCTGAGAGGTTTGAACATCAAACTGACCTGGGGCGCAAACCCTCTCGATCTCGACTCCCATTTGTTCACACCCAACGGTAGCCACGTGTTTTTTGGCGCGCCAGGTTCCTTGACCGCTCTGCCTTTTGTAAGTCTTGACGTGGATGACACCACCAGCTTCGGCCCCGAAGTTGTGACAATCAGCAAGTTAATGCAAGGAACTTACGCCTATGCCGTGCATAATTTCAGTGGGACCCTGACTCCCGGCATGACAGGGTCGCCCGGTCGCGTGGAGCTCAGCCAGAACGGGAATACCAGCGTCTTTGCCCCACCCCCTGGTGAAGGGTCCAAGCTTTGGTGGCATATCTTCAATATTATCGTGGATGCGCAATGCAATGTGTCAGTGACTCCAATAAATGCCTGGTTGGATCAACAACCTGCGTCGTCACCCGGTGGAACTCCGACATTCTGCATCGTGAACTAG